The Homalodisca vitripennis isolate AUS2020 chromosome 7, UT_GWSS_2.1, whole genome shotgun sequence DNA segment cttttaggaataAGTACAATGAGTTTTCTTAACTTCTCTCCTAAGAAAAAAAATCGGTAATACACAATTTTTAGTGTGCCTCAAACGGTTTTTACATTGAGTGTACATGTAAATtacatgagaataaattaataatacgagTTATAGTTGTCATAAAATCGACCTACTTCTTCCGAGTGACCTGGAGaactatttttatcaaaattttgtacGTCCCATAATGAGCAACACTCGCTCACCTTGTTGTTAAACACAATGGCACCGAGTTTCTTGCGGTCCACGGCTCCCATCTCGTCCAGTATATCGGAGCCAAACAGTTCGACGACCTGACGATGACCAGTGGTGCCAGGTCGGTAAACGTAGTGAGCAAGTCGGTCACAGTCCACCACTCCAGCGCCGAGCTGCTTCAGGTGTTCTCCAATGTTGGACTTTCCGCTGGCTATCCCCCCTGTCAGTCCGACTATGTAAGGGCGTACGGGAATCATTGCCTTCGGCTGTgaatacagaataaataattcaaatcgttTCTACTTcatcaaaatattcttaaatgtagTTTCACTGAGTTAACtttttttgttcttctttttgattttaataatttggtGTAATTTGCTGTAGTGGATGAGCAAATTAtattgctattttctcgtttgtTACCTCTTATCCTTTCCTCAACAGTTGAAGCATccttattaaacaaattttctttgaCACTTGTAAGTCTATTTCTAAATCACGCTCTTTCATACAATTGGAAGAATTTAAAGCATTAATATCAGTAACACAAGCATTTAGGAGATTTAAGGTTCCATTCTTGAAGTTCACCATTCAAAGATCAAAAGACACTGCAAGGAACATAAAACCAACTCCTAGTGGGAAGATATCTACATAAAATAATGCTTAGTTCGTAATTCCAGCCTctccagtgataggcttcactaactcGTCAACAATCGAGAGTGCTTTGATCTCCAAGTAAATCTttcaaactttaatataccaTCAATGGAATATGGACCTTAAACCTTGAATgtggtttacattttaacattttgagcGTCTTCAAAAACCAAAACTTTTAGGACACTGTTAATTTTCAAAAGTATCAAATAATACTTCTCCTTGTATTGATGTCACTATCCTAACGATAATTCccaacatttttacaatacaagtttataataaaGGTAGAAAATCGGCAATAACCTTACTTGAGGAGGTCTAAGGAGAGTCCCCAAACATCGTATCCTCAAGTTGCTGGAGCTGATCTTCATTTCTTCCACCTCGTTTTCTCTGTTGATATCTGCCAACAACTCGACCTCATGGATACACAGTGGGTTAAGGTTATTGGCCGCTCGGATCTCGTTGATTTTCCCTCCTCCGCCTATTGTTTCAGAGCTCACCACGATCATCTGCAAAAATTTACTTGACTTTGACCAGTGAATAAACTTTCATATGATAATCTGAAAATAGCAAAACTGTTTGCCTCCAAGTCTGAGAGACGTTGTGTATATTGAATTGTAGCAATATGTCTATTGTGAAGTTAGTTACATGTGtgtgaaaataaattcttttcttgTAGAAAGGAAATGCTCTAATACTCGATATTATCTCCGTGAGAAGGATTTCAGTCTGAGTGAAGAAGTACTCCACTGAAGAAGTATTTATTGGGACCTCTACAGTACCGGTAGTGAGAATTAAATTGGTCAAAAATGTAAGACTTTAGTTAAAGTTTCCTGaaacaataatgttataattatttttaacacattattaatttttagaaattgttaattttgtacatataattatatatattttaaaaaattatgaaaacaaacattttaattattttgtagtcaCTTTATAACTAGCTTTAACATATTTTACCTATGTTATGACaatgtttttgtacataaataacaatatatacacatatatatatatatatatatatatgactcccggcggagcaagtactttttgtgattcaatgtttattgtaattataaacatatatatatatatatatatatatatatgactcccggcggagcaagtactttttgtgattcaatgtttattgtaattataaacatatatatatatatatatatatatatatatatatatatatatatatattaaactgtataaatggcaatagccttattttaatttcaataaacaataaaaccgtgacagatacggccaaatacaaaataactgaatcggaaaaagtaagcgctctgtggtgtaatggtagcacattcacccggcaagtgagagatccgggttcgactcccggcggagcaagtactttttgtgattcaatgtttattgaaattaaaataaggctattgccatttatacagtttaatgtaaataaaagtcgtttgacaggtatttggtcttccgatcatatgttagtttgcttatttaaacgcatatgtgacagatacggccaaatacaaaataattgaatcggaaaaagtaagcgctctgtggtgtaatggtagcacattcacccggcaagtgagagatccgggttcgactcccggcggagcaagtactttttgtgattcaatgtttattgaaattatatatatatgtatatgtgtatgtgtgtgtgtgtgtgtgtgtgtgtgtgtgtgtgtgtgtgtgtgtatacatataatttgaatttattcagattattttcacattttattccatctggaaaatattatttaaatttcatgtgCATGTACGTtggttttattctaaaaaaatttaatttatgatgatttgtaaaaatatagtttttacttcTCATGTTGTAAGGATGAGCAAAATCACAATTAggatttataactttatttcttGTGAGGATggtggtataaaaaatatattgtccatatattgtaagtattttaagTCTGCCAAAATGTTGACTTGCTGAGccacttttatttgatatatatatattttatatttatatgacttcgatatatataaatataaaataataagctcAAAGGAACCAGTAAAGACCATAGCAACGATATCTGTCGGATATTTTCAGAACTAGAATGGCCCATAACAATAAAGAATGGTTACACTTAGACCACGTAATCAGTGTTTTAGTCTGGGAGCGTAGAGCATGTAATCAGTGCGTGTTTTCCTTTCTTGGGTTAAAGGAAAATGAAATGCTCTGTTGCTCAACCTTAGTTCCAAGAGAAGGATATGTGGATCATTGTTTGCTCCTAAATTTGACCAATTGAAGTTATtactgagaaaaataaaattaatacataattaaatttgtaataagagATATATTTCTGTTCGAAGAAAATTGCATTATTAAAGGTTTTTACTTATTATGAGATtagcaaaataacaaatttgctgtattatattctttgttacaataaatattacatacaacttagaatattgaaatttttttaatgaataaatgaattgttttattaGTGAAGTATAGGCTACTGACATTCTTAAAGCATCCCaaacagttatattattatagcattgcttttataattatgtattctaAATGCTATAAATTATGTAACTAACAGAGTCTACacataagataattattttaattatcagaCTGGTTATGGAGTTTTATATGTTACAATCATTccgtattatattttcttaaaaaccgTGATACAAATCTCAATTACCATATTATGAACTTACACTACTATTTATAATTGTTGAAACTAGTTGTAGCACTAATAAAAGATCGACCCACTCCATATCTGTTATTGACCCATTAAGTCAAGGCCACTGACTAAGGTCAAATCAATAAATCACTGTCACTGATGTTTCAATCCAGATATTGTTCATTGATAATATTCACATGGTTTTCACATAAACGGATCAAAGTTGTTACAATATTCGAGCTTAGTGTTAGTTAATTACAGTTTCATTATCAAACTCAAAATTTTAACGTGTAAATTTGATTTCATTAACGTTAAAGACAGTTCAGGTATATCAGCGTAAActctttttttaaggagaggatGGTCTTTCCTTTTTTCCTTATTCTGCTTATCCCCAAAAGCCATTGGCCTGTGCAagcaatttataaaacaaaataatgaggCTATCAATAAAGCACAAGGTCAAAAATTCTGATAAAAAAATACTCTGATCACAGACAGCTTGAATTTGCTTCACCTCCGACTCAAACCTAAAGTCCAACTTAGATTGTGAAGTCACTTTTGGCAATAGTCAAAGTCAAAATGtctttattcttatatatataatttataattgaatagtGTCATTGCCTAATTCTaagttaatcttaaaattatatacattttattatgaattttaaattaccatttttgTTACctgtttttacaaaacccttacaatactgtttttaaaattaaaactgtataattattggtttattttacataacattaaacatgaagTTTTTTATGTAGTGTTACTATCTAATGTTAACAactagtattatttatttctgatttttgAGGTGGAAAAAAATCATCCAGCGAGTATATAAGAAATCTTTgtctttttatgaatttattcagattattttcacattttattgtatctggaatatatttttttaatttcatacccATGTACGTGGGTTTTATTCCACATTTTTATTCCAACTCTTTAATTTATGATGAttcgtaattatatattttttatttctcgtGTTGTAATGATGAGCAAAATCAGAATTAtgatttacaactttatttcttGTGAGGATaatcatataaaaacatattgtcCACAGATTGTAAGTATTTTAAGTCTGTCACAATTTTCACTTGCTGAATCACTATTAAATACAATTCATAATATAATTGTGCAGGTCATACCTATAATAGTTTTGGGGACTGCAATAGTCCGTTGAAacgtaagaaaataattttaataaacaaaaaattggcACAAGTCACTTTGAAAATggatttttagtaattattttaatttcttatcgtTCAAAACCTATTTCTACAGCCATCATAACAGTAAACAGTTCAAATTAGACAGAGATAGAGTCTATTGAAGTGAAAatttctttaggcgcgttgagcgttttggtagagggtaaaatcctcggttcgcgtcaccgacatgctaatgatactaacctgcatgaaaaagtcagtctcactgtgtttttaaccgtagacttggccgcggactactaacctgcatgaaaaagtcagtctcgctgtgttaaaactgtcccggcggagtatgaaaagagactgcgaaaatcagtgacctttacggcttcctctcgcgatttaaaagtgaagccaatgtcgtacaattctgtaagatgcgtcaaattaaagctcttaatattggcaatctattggttacatttttaaatattaaaaaaatttcgaaataattttgattattgtttacattttacatagcgtttacaatgacaagaaaaaagtagtaagcgaggattttttttattttttggtcagacaaaatttgtcagcgagaaagttgtgtgaaaatagatgaatattttttttgtagtttatcatttttttattggaagtttagtttagcctgtagtagcgtatgaagtgatgagtgaacgtttctgcgggaactgtagttggcgcattggctcactgataccgtattaactcaataaattagtttattgtgcaataaaaatacctttacgaaagaaccaagttaatttaactaatttattagttttaaaaatattgtgggtttaattgttattgcaattatatactttatccgtagcaataactgtattatttacaacggtgttcaactcactgttgttcactcggtgtttactcacttgtattctatgtttaactaactattaatattgagcaattacaacaagtataatgattgcattgaactttttttcattaaaataatattctttaatacttacagtacttttttattaagatattgttaagataattgtatattaattatttttttaaccactttgtatttatattttgttcatgatttgtttaacccatcatatgtaactaataaataaaacataaaaaatttcatataatttttgcatatagttttaattactctcaacttaatagttccgttttcacttctatcggcagtcccacgactgctactgttttttttcaaatttttaaagtagATTGCATACTGAAACTCgtcaagtgaaaaatattttatataaatataacaaaacatttttttaattggttactATGTTGCATAAGAAAGAGTCTGGTCCCTTCTTTCTGCTGACCTTCTTACTCCCTTTACTCCATGGAAGAATGAATAAAGAAGacacagtttttattaattgatcACCAATATTGCAACTACACAATTCATTAGTAATCTCTAAGATCGTGTAGACAAAGAAATTATACTACGCCTATTGTTGAGAGTTATCTGTTCAGCCCACACAGTATTTCACTCACAATCTACTGTTGTGTAATATCCCTTCCAGATATTGACTCAAAGACACGATATTACCATATTACCAACTGCCGCATTGACTGCTTTCTCTAAAATTTTATAGACGCTGTAGTTCCTTggatttgcatttaattttagagaataaaacaaaatactttaagTAACTTATTTGGACTCTACTTAAGTTTTACTTATAGATTATGATTAGGCATTAAATTAACTACAGATCACTATGTAAAAAAcctaaagtaaaaacttttttttaaattttttattaagggTAAAATGAAAAACGCAAGAAAACTAAAACGTGACATGTatgaatataaatgtgttttaatattacgTACTTTTGTATAaggtttctttttatttgtatgttgtaattccttatatttataattgtaaataaattgtacacaaatattaaaaatacatacttttgtAATGTTTACAGATTTGTTGGgcatcatttattttaaaaacctttacttCATAACCAATTCAGAATtgccaaaatttaataaaagaatgttGGATTTAGTTCTGatttagttcaccttcctttttattgcagcgtctggtatctgacactgtctcagacttgactcctggaatctggagtcatgttcgcctgaagagatccaaaaaaagtcagtgacgaagaagctcaaaacaaaactttacaccatttcgacaccagagacacctgtaaataggtgaagtggcagtctcattgtctcatcaggtgtacaattgatgcactacaatgtttctgacacgatctctaagcacggtggaacaaccgagttttctgcacataacgtagctatggcaggaaggtgaactggagccaaatccaatattcaaattaaatcggcccttcctaccatagctacgttatgtattaataaaagagTTTGGAAAgcaattttaaagaataatacacTGGTTATCCAAAGATACAAGAACACATTTATACTAAAAACTACACCAAACATATTCTACATGTATTTAGAAGTAGGCATGGAGTAGTAGTAGCCTACACAATTTTAAGTGCTGGTGTTATTGCAATTGAACtcaaataatcaaaaacaaaatactaacaCAAATGTCAAACAGAAACCCCTGTACGACattcacaataatataaaagtattgtgAATATGTGAATTAGTAGTATGTCGGTATTCATTAGGTGCTCAcagaatgttataataaaaacttcataTGACTTAAAAGCTGAACAAATATATATCTTTTGCCTGTTCCTTTGACTATACTATAATAAAGCCATATTGCTATAAATTAGTCCCTGATGTATGATGTCAACAAAGCTGTAACGTCTTTGTGGAAGAGAAACTCAGCTATGTTGCCGGAGCAGCAACATCCGAGTAGAAAAGGTTAAATGGTTCCTATCCTTCTCTTCACAAACCATTTTACAAGAATAGCTGATATTTTCTGTTTCACTCAGCAATTATCTCACACTATACTAGATGCCTCTTGAAGAATTCCACTTGAAGCCAAATGTTTtgcaaagttattatttttaaattttgagaaaactaGGGTAAAAtctgctttaaaataatttcatattctgatattatagtactttaaaaattgaTACAACATTTAGCCTATCTCAAAAATCAATATGAACAAAATACTAACACAAATCgatattttaaatagtcaatatAAGACAGATGTACTGTGTATTGCAGAACACTGGTTGTCCTCAAActgatataaacaatttagtgATACCTGGCTATGTTATCGCTGACTTTTTCGCAAGAGAAAAACATATTCATGGGGGTGTGCTTATCTGTGTTAAGGAAGGAACTGAATTTGTTTCTTATGATAAATTGTCTTGTTTCTCGGAGGAACTTGTTTGTGAATTAGCAGCAATAATGCTGCCAACTTGGAAAACACTAGTGGTAACTTTCTATAGATCTCCCAGCAGGTAACTTATCACTAATTCTATGAATAAGTTATATGACATTCTGTCCTTCctgcattataataaatgtaattatagtcTTTGTGGGTGACttcaatgtcaattttcttaacaaaaatgACTCAGAGGCCAAAGTACTAATCAACTTCATTGACAGTTTTTGGACTAAATATTACTGTTGCTGAAGTTACAAAGACCTACCCTTGGAGGAGATGCAACAAAGGGTAGTTGTATTGATAATCTGCTGACGACTATTCATCAAGATAAGGGAAAATCTTCAGTCATTCACACTGGTGCTTCAGACCATATGGCCATCCTCTTCAAAGCTACTTTAGAACAATGTAATGTCTAGGATTATAccacaaatgtttattgttagaCCCATTTCTACTTTGGGCTCCTCACTTTTTGCGTCTTACCTAGGTCTCACTAATTGGaatgatatttatgttattaagtcAAATGTTAACcttaagtttaagttaatttttagaaaagtttCTTATTGGCTCTGAACTGTGCTATgcctttaaaaaataagaaatctaaaTCTAAACAAGTAAATGTTGCCTGGTATCATGAAGGTCTAAATAAGACAAAGCAGGAGCTTGATagaactttattatattataaaaaacaacaagcAATGAGAAAAATActgatattagaaataaatatagaaatctttaaaaatgtttacagaaatgaaataaaaaaagcaaagctTGACTTTAATAACAACTTTACTTGATAAAGCAACTAACAAAAGTAAAGCTGCTTGgagcattattaataaatcagtcaGGGCTAATAGTATGTCATCTAACTCATCTCATGTACTCGAACCtgatagttttaaattcatattttgttggCTCAGTTTTTGGAGACTTGCACAAGTATTCCACCTAGCAATAATGACTATTCTTTTCTACCTTGGTAAGCACTGTGCTCAGTGGAACTCTACAGTAAGCTTTTGCCTGAATGAATTTAAAGTGGAAGATGTTCATGCAGCTATCCTTAGTTTAAGTAATAGCACATGTCTCGATTGTTAAGGTATAAGTGCTCCTATTCTGAAAATGGCTGCCAACTCAATCTGTGAAattctaacttatttatataatgaaagtgTTAGGACAGGTATTTTTCCTGATGTAAAGATAAACAAAGTGATTCCAGTACATAAAGAGGGGTCCAAAGGACCAAACttgtaattataggcctataactATTGTTACAGCAGTGTCAAAGGTGTTGGAGCGGCTAGTTCATAAGCAGTTGGTTTGCTATCTCGAAACCAATAATTTACTCAGCACTTGTCAATTTGGGTTTCGAGCTGAGCGGTGTACCGTTGGCGCGCAGTCCAGTCCTTCATAAATGATTGCTTTGATGGTTTGGAACTAAAAAAATCTGTCAAGTTCAGATCTTATGACTTAATCCagagcctttgatactgtaaatcatcatattctattaaataaacttaggtcTTATGGTTTTTAGTCAACTTGCTGTCAGTTTCTTTAACTCATATCTCTCAAATAGGtgtcaatatgtatatttaaatggctctATGTCAGAAACTAGGCCTGTTAAGCTAGGTGTTTCCTCAGGGATCCATTTTAGGACCtactctatttattttgtatataaatgacttGCCTTTTAATCTCAATGACAATTATGTTAGTACGtattttgtttgctgatgacttgGGTCTCAAGGTCTGCGCAAAAACGAGGAACGAATGTAATGAGCTACTTAGTGTTAAGACCGTAATTGTAGATGATTGGTGTGCAGCAAATAAGCTCtgtgtaaatgataaaaaaattcaagatttgcATATTACGTTATCTAATAGGCCTAGTGATAATGAGGACTTAAGTCTTAAGTTTCTTGGCATTTTTATACAACCCAATCTTAAATGGCAAACTCATATTGATTATGTAGCTTCTCGAATTTTCCTGagttatttttcttataagatcCCTTAATGGAACTATTTCTGCTAAACACTTGCTTTTTATGTACTATGCCTATATTCATAGTTTCTTAACATATGGAGTAACTTTTGTGAGGCCAATCTCAGAGTGCGAATAAACtgttttgtgttacaaaaaagagcagtcaggctTATATGTAATGTCCAGAGTCGTGAGCACTGTAAACCACTGTTTGTAAAATTAGGTGTATTAACATTGCcgtctatttatgtattaaatgttttgttatatgtcagagataatttatcattatttattaatcaatgtgATGTTCATAGTTATTAGTACTCgtaatagaaataatgtagttGTACCAAAATGTAACTTTGCTAAGCAATCAAGTCAGTTTTAGATATCAgggaatcaaatattacaatgttttgcCCAATCATATCAAGGTATTAAacagatcaaattttaaaaatgttgtaaagaaaatgttagtaAGATTCATGTTTGTACACTGTTGATGAATTTTTAACTGTGATAAGAAGTAAGGCTATTTAAAGTAagctatagattatttataatatgacgttgttatatacatattttgtattctgacaataaaccatttgaatttgaatttgaacaaacTGTTCTACTCCTACAATGAAAATTGTTGGAATTACAGtgaaaacaaaaaccaaataaaaatattaattcaacacGTCCACGACGTGTACCTTATCGAGTACATACGATCTTTCACAACTGTTGTTGTGTACCTGATCGGCTACACTTTCATAAAGTGCGTTGTGCGCCGATGGGGTACTTCTTTCTATGCAATTCCTTATTGCCATTgcggtttgttaaatttcatcCTGTGCTTAAATAAACACCTGGGACTATTGTGTACCCCGTTGGGtgcacgattgcttaattttaaaggtaaattaaatgtttatacaccTCTTGGTGTACAcagagaaacataaaaaaatttatttaaataatttttacgcGAAATTGTGAAGTGTACATACTTTTTCGTTATACTTAGACATTTCACATAAAAAAAGATTACAGttttttgctattattattgataaagttaacaacaaataaaaaagtcaGGAAATTAGCCATCGTCTTGCACCTGTTAAAAACAGTTTCAGATGATCCAAATTACTCAGGCAGCCAGCCAAGGCATTCCATTAACCTTTCCCTCTCTAATTTAGGACTGGCTTGGATTCCAAGAAGTATTTATTCTTCTTGAACAAAACTGAGCCCTTTAATGTTAGACTTGGAACTAGACCAGCACTTCTGCATTGTGTAAGCTTCttggaaaaataacaatactaataaaAAGGCGGGAGTCTGGCTGTGGTTTGTTATTCTCTTTTGCCACTGTCTTTATTTTATGAGATAAAAActtaacatgaaatatttttatacgtagGGTGCCAAAAAAGTAGATAGTCCTAGACGTTTGGTACCACAATACAGCGGTTATGACAAAGTAACCTAGCCAAGTTCAATTGAGAATATGTGCATAGTAGTATATAGTGGACAATGGGATCAACGTGTCTCAGCATGCAGTCTGGCTGCACAACTATCAGTTGTGGTTCGTAAGTCATCTTCAACCATTGGTCCCCACGTATAGTCTTAGAGAGAGCTTCCTAGACCCTATTTCTTT contains these protein-coding regions:
- the LOC124366429 gene encoding bifunctional coenzyme A synthase isoform X3, which translates into the protein MEWVDLLLVLQLVSTIINSSMIVVSSETIGGGGKINEIRAANNLNPLCIHEVELLADINRENEVEEMKISSSNLRIRCLGTLLRPPQPKAMIPVRPYIVGLTGGIASGKSNIGEHLKQLGAGVVDCDRLAHYVYRPGTTGHRQVVELFGSDILDEMGAVDRKKLGAIVFNNKEQLDRLSALVWPLILEEAQVQAQTLYSQGHEVVVLEAAVLIRARWTEACHEVWVSIVPPTEAIKRVMERNGISEDEAKARLDSQPTNTEYVEQANIVFCSLWQKEFTHKQVDKAWTNLKERLSLP